The bacterium genome has a segment encoding these proteins:
- a CDS encoding PocR ligand-binding domain-containing protein translates to MPKFTFPELVDLTRLEQMMHLFSEATGLTLAVLDTEENILIATGWQRICTHYHRCHSVTAKHCRESDAYIKSRLKDSGCVTYRCKNGLWDIAIPIRIQGEHVATFFSGQLFFTDNPPDPEFFRSQAERYGFDSEDYLQALKKVPVLSRETVEKYLSYLSMVAEMLSEVGFSNLKLKEQVRERELAEAETQKAHSLLKGLIDSVQDLIFYKDLEGRYLDCNESLCRFVGRSSDQIVGSTDYDLFPPEQADAFREQDSQVIRDGRPLRIEELVENSEGRPFLVDTLKTPYFGAAGEVLGLIGLARDITEIKRMQEEQAKIAKIESIGVLAGGIAHDFNNFLTAILGNISLARECLSGPGSAVSGVNPLEILADAEKASRRARDLTQQLLTFSRGGAPVKKVLAPDILIRESVGFSLTGSSSKCTTLLAPDLWPIEADPGQISQVLNNILINAHQAMTDGGVITVRAENVSLAEDAETELPSGDYIRISIKDQGPGISPELQKKIFDPYFSTKPKGNGLGLTTAYSIIRRHGGRIEVESGNGGGAAFHILLPAVHAKPAESGPVRTAPATLSGRVLVMDDDQAVRNITLRILTRFGLEVETACDGEEAVRMYGSSLRDGRPFDLVILDLTVPGGMGGRQTVAHLHELDPNVRALVSSGYSNDEVIADCTAFGFRGAVFKPYVSDELKSAVFSALSGKSKQVIS, encoded by the coding sequence ATGCCGAAATTCACTTTCCCAGAGCTGGTCGACCTGACCCGGCTGGAACAGATGATGCACCTGTTCAGCGAGGCCACCGGCCTCACCCTGGCCGTGCTGGACACCGAGGAAAACATCCTGATCGCCACCGGCTGGCAGCGTATCTGCACCCATTACCATCGCTGCCACAGCGTGACCGCCAAGCACTGCCGCGAAAGCGACGCCTATATCAAGAGCCGACTTAAGGACAGCGGCTGTGTCACCTACCGCTGCAAGAACGGCCTCTGGGACATCGCCATACCAATCCGCATCCAGGGCGAGCACGTGGCGACTTTTTTCTCGGGTCAGCTATTCTTCACCGACAATCCACCCGATCCCGAGTTTTTCCGCAGCCAGGCCGAACGTTACGGTTTCGATTCCGAGGATTATCTCCAGGCCCTGAAAAAAGTCCCGGTGCTGTCGCGCGAGACCGTGGAAAAGTACCTGAGCTATCTTTCCATGGTGGCGGAAATGCTCTCCGAGGTTGGTTTCAGCAACCTGAAACTCAAGGAGCAGGTGCGCGAGCGCGAGCTGGCCGAGGCCGAGACACAGAAAGCGCATTCGCTGCTCAAGGGGCTGATAGACTCGGTGCAGGACCTGATATTCTACAAGGACCTGGAGGGCCGCTACCTTGACTGCAACGAGTCCCTCTGCCGTTTCGTCGGGCGCAGCAGCGACCAGATCGTCGGCTCCACGGACTACGACCTGTTCCCGCCGGAGCAGGCGGATGCTTTCCGCGAGCAGGACTCGCAGGTCATCCGGGACGGCCGTCCCCTGCGGATTGAGGAACTGGTCGAGAACTCCGAGGGCAGGCCGTTTCTGGTGGATACGCTCAAGACCCCGTATTTCGGGGCCGCGGGCGAGGTCCTTGGCCTGATCGGCCTGGCGCGCGACATCACCGAGATCAAGCGCATGCAGGAGGAACAGGCCAAGATTGCCAAGATCGAATCGATCGGGGTGCTGGCCGGGGGCATCGCCCACGATTTCAACAATTTCCTCACCGCCATCCTGGGCAACATCTCCCTGGCGCGCGAATGCCTGTCCGGTCCAGGCTCCGCGGTCAGCGGGGTGAACCCGCTCGAAATCCTGGCCGATGCCGAGAAAGCCAGCCGCCGGGCCCGGGACCTGACCCAGCAGCTGCTCACTTTCTCGCGTGGCGGAGCTCCGGTCAAGAAAGTCCTTGCACCGGACATATTGATCCGCGAGTCGGTGGGATTCTCGCTCACCGGCTCCAGCTCCAAGTGCACAACCCTCCTGGCGCCGGACCTCTGGCCCATCGAGGCCGACCCCGGGCAGATCAGCCAGGTGCTCAACAACATCCTGATCAACGCCCACCAGGCCATGACCGACGGCGGGGTGATAACCGTGCGGGCGGAGAATGTCAGCCTGGCGGAGGATGCGGAAACGGAGCTTCCGAGCGGGGACTACATCCGCATCTCGATCAAAGACCAGGGGCCGGGGATCAGCCCGGAGCTGCAGAAAAAGATTTTCGACCCCTATTTCAGCACCAAGCCCAAGGGCAACGGCCTGGGCCTGACCACCGCCTATTCGATCATCCGGCGCCACGGGGGCCGGATCGAGGTGGAATCGGGCAACGGCGGCGGAGCGGCATTCCACATCCTCCTGCCGGCAGTACACGCGAAACCGGCCGAGTCCGGCCCGGTCCGGACTGCCCCGGCCACGCTCAGCGGACGGGTGCTGGTGATGGATGATGACCAGGCGGTGCGGAACATCACCCTGCGCATCCTGACCCGGTTCGGCCTGGAGGTCGAGACCGCCTGCGACGGGGAGGAGGCGGTCCGCATGTACGGCAGCTCGCTGCGGGACGGGCGGCCGTTCGACCTGGTGATACTGGACCTGACAGTGCCCGGCGGCATGGGCGGCCGTCAGACCGTGGCCCACCTGCACGAGCTGGACCCGAATGTACGGGCCCTGGTCTCCAGCGGGTACTCCAACGATGAGGTGATCGCCGATTGCACCGCTTTCGGTTTCCGCGGAGCGGTTTTCAAGCCCTATGTTTCGGATGAGCTGAAATCCGCGGTCTTTTCTGCGCTCTCCGGCAAAAGCAAACAAGTCATCTCTTAG